tatgatttctttatgctgtaaaaaataaattatttactatataccctatacccacgacttcgggtatttccttgggagcgccaccgcagcttttttcctattcttccACAATCGcatgttgacggcagcatgaacatacgatgcttttgtatgtcagggccatcgcataaacggcttcagctgccgccggatagccgtttattgtGCCccatgagctccggtgatgtctcttacctgtcctcggggctccggcgcgtcttcttcgggatctcctgcatcgtctgctctctccatcgtcgtcatcacgtcgctgcgcacgccgtcccgtcatccaataggagcggcgtgcgtagcgacgtgatggcggagacggagagcaaggatgccatGGAAggagaggccttgctggagcgtcggggacacccggggacgtggcgacagcgatggagggcgacatccagggcagcggtgacgagtatagcgtgagtataacctccaataccagtggtcttcaacctgcggacctccagatgttgcaaaactacaactcccagcatgcccggacagccaacggctgtccgggcatgctaagtgttgtagttttgcaacatctggaggtccacaggttgtagaccactgtcgtaTACTtgccattgcacggatccctcaacatacgatggtttcaacaaacgatggtccatttggaacagattaccattgtatgttgagggaccactgtacttttatatgttatttttacatttattatttagtATTATCATTTGCacagccgtagggccctgcggctgtTGCTATTATTATTGATCTATAGTGGTAATAATTGTTATATTTAAGTATTTGGTCTGGAAATCTAGATTTTTTTCCATTTGAACCAATAAGCCATCATACATCCTTTTTTGTGGTTCGTGTGCTGAGGACTGAGTAACCCATTTTTACCCATATATACCTTAATATACCTATGTGCAGGAATGTAAGGAGAAAGGGGGTGTGACTGTGACCTGGCCCGCAAGTCCCTGATCTCCAAATAAGCGTGGCTTTTGATTATGTATGCATCACACTGGCCGATCCATCCTGTTTATAAACATGGGGGGaacattgtattaaaggggtactccggtggaaaaacaatttttttttctttttaaatcaaatggtgccagaaagttaaacatatttgtaaattacttctattaaaaaatcttaatccttcctgtatttattagctgctgaatactacagaggaaattcttttctttttggaatgctctctgatgacatcacgaacacactgctctctgctgacgttattataataataagtctttattttgtccttagtgggatttgaacccaaggccccagcactgcaaagcagcaatgctaaccactaagccaccatgctgcccttagcatacatctgctatgcacggttgctaaaatggacagagatgtcagcagagagcactgtgctcatgatgtcatcagtgttccaaaaagaaaggaatttcctctgtagtattcagcagctaataagtactggaagtattaagatttttttaatagaagtaatttacaaatatgtttagctttctggcaccaattgatttaaaaaagaaaaaacatttttttcctccggagtacccctttaatggggctcAGAACTCCTTTTGTTATTTTTGGTCTGTGTCAAAATTAATGATCTTTTCTGCTCATATAAAACATTCAACGTGACTtttactgtctgatgacttttacaatatttcttccCCATTTTATCATTCAGGGAGAAGATATGAACAATATTAATGTTCCAAAGACAGATTGGAGCGGTGATGAGCAATATAAGGAGAACaatcctacagggaaagatctgatctatattaatgctacagacataaaagaagaagagacagatgtgagcggtgatgagcagtataaggaggacattcctacagggaaagatctgatctatattaatgcaaaagatataaaggaagaagaaaatacagatgtgagcggtgatgatcagtatatggaggacatTGCTAcaaggaaagatctgatctatattaatgctaaagatataaaggaagaagaaaatacagatgtgagcagtgatgagcagtataaggaggacattcctacaggaaaagaTCCAATCTATATTAACGCtgtagacataaaggaagaagaagaggagacagatgtgagcggtgatgagcagtataaggaggacattcctacaggtaaccatccaggtgagtagtaaccactaaatgcaGGAAACAGATTCTACTCAGTCAGTGGCAACAACAATGTTTTGTGGAATTCTTTAAGCTCTGTGTCCTGTCTCTTTTCTGCTGTATGTTCCTCCATTCAGCCAAACCTGTgactcagttatgggagataACACATTTATAATATGGATGCAGAATACAGCTGGAATATAGACATGAAATATACCTATGTGCAGGACGTAAGGATCGCAGTGGAAAGGGGGTGTGACTGTGACCTGGTCTGCAGGGGACACATGTCCCTGATCCCCCAACAAGCGTGGCTAACGATTGTGTATGTGTTACACTGGAGGCTCCGTCCTGTCTCTGCAACCATGACTTCCGGTGTGGGCAGCATCTCTGTATGGCGCTGTCTGCATAGGGAGCTCAGAGAGTTGGAGCCGCGGGGAGCAGAGCGATtagagaggtttttttttttttcattgggctactactatatgggggcaccgaGGGGGCCTAAGTACTATATGTGGCACTATTGAGGCATAATAGTGGGGGCGCAGaagggacctaactactatattggTGCTCAAATTTggaactattactgtgtggggcaatacaGATATGTAAAGTGGTGGGGATTGTGCTGGATAAAGGAACACAACATTTTTGTCAGCAGATTCTGACAAGTTTTGACCAGGAAAAGTCTTCATGGCTGTCTGGGCCAGATAGAAAAGAGTCACTGGATGtatctgtaatcacttatatggtctgcagagccctaGTATACAGCTAGTATGCCACCAAGACCAACATctacaaggagtttgtatgttctcctcttgtttacgtgggtttcctcccacactccaaagacatactgataggtgaattaGGAATTTATATTGTgatccccaatggggacagggagcaACCTGAGTGATAATAAACtgtgtacagcgctgcagaatatgTGGGCGTTATATAAATAAAGGCGTTTTTATTCTGTGCCTTACACTGATATGATACCCCCCTGTACCCCCACACTGATATGATACCCctcctgtgcccccacactgaCTCCATGTTTGACAATGCTATCCAGTGTACATCTTGGTCAGTGTatacaatccttgaacagcagtaggagggtgcatattgttgtgcgggttgttcatttggaagcccagatcctggatctagaggagcaactggaaaGACTGAGATGTattgacaacatggagaggagtctgctGGGTACTGAGCGGGCACTctgtggggtagaggtggggaggatagtgggatggaggtgcaggacagtcaggcagttagctgggttatagttagaaaatggggtagaaggaaaagtgtcagggaggctagtcctgatcttacaccccaacaagtttgcccggttggcagatgaggggatgTTCAGAGTTAGCGATgctgcagcaagatactgcctctgaccaccaaggggtgtctgctccagtaaagatggaaggaggagtgcagggcaggccagacaggtactggtagtgggggactctgttattagggggacagacagggcgatctgtcacaaagaccgaaaTCACCGaatagtgtgttgtcttcctggcgctcgagttcggcacatcgcggatcgggttgaccggTTGCTGGGAGGGGCTGGAGAagccccagcagtcatggtacacattggcaccaatgacaaagtaagaggtaggtggagtgtccttaaaaatgatttcagggactcagGCCGTAAGCTGAAGgagaggacctccaaggtaatattctctgaaatattacctgtaccaagagcctcaccagagaggcagcgggagattagggaggtaaacaagtggctcagaagctggtgtaggaaggaggggtttgggttcatggagaactgggccgacttctctgTCGTATAcaggctctaccatagagataggctgcacctcaatggggaggggcgCTGTGCTCGGGGTGACGATGTCCAGAAGGTTGGAGGAGCGTAGCactccaagtttttttttttttcccccatatcgtgcacactcaccattactagtcctacagcataatttgtttcattccagcacagctgcatccgtgtgtttttattactgtaactgagtcatgtaatcaccagcctgacccacagaaaatgacATTGCTTAATATGTCAGAGGTAGTGGTCAGTCCTAGATCAGCTAAATTCCTGTGAActtcaggatgacatcatcacatagCAGATCTCTCCTGCTAGCTCCCAGAACCCTCCCCTTCTAGCTCTATCTTTATaccgctgctgctatctctatgggatcagcatatatagGAGTTATACACCCtcccccttccagctctatctgtatactgctgcaactataggatcagaatgtatagaagttacacacctcccctccctgctcctgTCTGCTGCTGCTATGTCTGTGGGATCAGGGTATGAGTTGTCATACACCTCCCTAAAGTTGTGTTCACATATCGttttgcattttttcagttttgaccattttttttttatcttagcaAAAATGTTCCTATTTACTTGTAACTTTTGCAGCGATTTTATAAAATTACGGCCAAAAGGCAGAAAAAGAAgtaaaaacacctcaattgtgattataggtcaaaccaCTTTCTACTTATGgtaatatttctttaaaaatgcactttgaaaaagaaaatgcatcaaaactgcacataatgtgaactgagctCAACCCATATATGAGTCTAATCAATTCACCTGGCTTAACTCCAGCACCAACAACCTAATTAgacgaccaggtgcagtgatgagaccccgccccctctctctctgcaaaaccagaggattcatgggaaatgtatcaGAAAATATTTTCTGTTCTAAAATAGGAATAAGGTACGGCTGagaacccatgcctgccacatcagctaaaacaggtaagcacaaggcgtaCACAATAACATCTTCAatgttctctaataatagcctatgctgcactatataagtataaaataaatcccatagcgcttttttttaaagggctattccaggatttcttttcttcagcctttgatcCCATGATGTTTAGTTATAATCCTGTGttatttgcttctatttcctccgTGTGTCactttgtcccattttcatgcacaggaccccacccggaagtgctgtagtgcaagtctttttatttaacTGTTGTCTCtgtcctttcccagcattccaagcGGCCAGAGACATTATGTGatgagtcacatggtctccagggggcgtggttatgccgcagtgggtgggtgggtggatagcattacttcagtaaatcccatccaccctgctatccacccacccacccactgcagcatagccacgcccccttgtgaccatgtgacttatgacatttagggtagggtcacacgtaacggatctgcaGCATTATTTACAACCTTCAaaagaaaggtgtcattacaaagtacaattggttcacaaaggacaagccctcatattagtctatagatgaaaaaataagagttatggaggaaaagtggtgcagttgtccatagcaaccaataacattgcttctttcatttttctcttTTTAGAATAAATGAAGAAATCtggttgccaagggcaactgcaccacttttcctctactccCCATATGTCTCCCATATCTCCCCATATGTCTATTAAAAGGAAAATTTTTAATGtcctgggtcattaaggggttaagattattGCTTAAAAATATAATCTATTTTATTTCTTCACAGATgactgtaccaggagatcagaggagaatcttatatcttcagattataaagcagatgatgatatcacacaagatacatatgaagaacattccattatcccagatacaccctcagctcCTGTTATACATGTTCGACCTAAAGATTCATCTCAGTCTGATAAACAAAATAAGGaggagccattttcatgttcagaatgtgggaaatgttttactgtgaaatcagatcttgttaaacatcaaagaactcatacaggggaaaagccatttttctgtcctgaatgtgggaaatggtttactcagaaatcacatcttgttactcatcaaagaattcacacaggagaaaagccattttcatgtttagaatgtgggaaattttTTACTGAGAAATCGGTTCTtcttaaacatcaaagaattcacacaggagaaaagccatttccatgttcagaatgtgggaaatgttttactgtgaaatcagatcttgttaaacatcaaagaactcatacaggggaaaagccatttttCTGTTCTGAATGTAGGAAAGGTTTCGCTCAGAAATCAAATCTTATCAGACATCTAAGAATTCACAGAGGAGTGAAGACAATTGAGAGCAATACATGAcacagataacacatctatatattaaccatgtacataggatatctgacatttatacatatatcatatactgcatctccaaacttgttcccaattgttaataaaagttttcttttagaacgtagtcaccgatccagcgatgtcatcactatagtttACATGGTAGGAAAAGAGTGTGATATATGGTTGTGACATTATATAAAGTCCTATAGGTGTTGGGGAACATTTATAGACAATTATCCCAAGTAACAAAATgaatgtgttacgcctagcgctccgggtccccgctcctccccggagcgctcacggcgtctttctccctgcagcgccccggtcagtcccgctgaccgggagcgctgcactgttctggccgttggggatgcgattcgcacagcgggacgcgcccgctcgcgaatcgcatcccaggtcacttacccgtcccggtcccctgctgtcatgtgctggcgcgcgcggctccgctctctagggcgcgcgcgcgccagctctctgagacttaaagggccagtgcaccaatgattggtgcctggcccaattagcttaattggctcccacctgctccctgcctttatctagtctcctcccttgcactcccttgccggatcttgttgccttgtgccagtgaaagcgtttagtgtgtccaaagcctgtgtacctgaacttctgctacccatcctgactacgaaccttgccgcctgcccccgaccttctgctacgtctgaccttgcttctgcctactcccttgtaccgcgcctatcttcagcagccagagaggtgagccgttgctagtggatacgacctggtcactaccgccgcagcaagaccatcccgctttgcggcgggctctggtgaaaaccagtagtggcttagaaccggtccactagcacggtccacgccaatccctctctggcacagaggatccactacctggaagccgaatcgtgacagtagatccggccatggatcccgctgaggtgccgctgccaagtctcgctgatcttcccacggtggtcgctcagcaatcgcagcagattgcccaacaaggacagcagctgtcgcagttgaccgccatgttacagcaaattctgcctctgctacagcagcaaccatctcctccgccagctcctgcacctcctcc
Above is a genomic segment from Hyla sarda isolate aHylSar1 chromosome 1, aHylSar1.hap1, whole genome shotgun sequence containing:
- the LOC130298301 gene encoding gastrula zinc finger protein 5-1-like isoform X2 — protein: MVPVVLCVWRLEHRRRDWTARRQGEDMNNINVPKTDWSGDEQYKENNPTGKDLIYINATDIKEEETDVSGDEQYKEDIPTGKDLIYINAKDIKEEENTDVSGDDQYMEDIATRKDLIYINAKDIKEEENTDVSSDEQYKEDIPTGKDPIYINAVDIKEEEEETDVSGDEQYKEDIPTDDCTRRSEENLISSDYKADDDITQDTYEEHSIIPDTPSAPVIHVRPKDSSQSDKQNKEEPFSCSECGKCFTVKSDLVKHQRTHTGEKPFFCPECGKWFTQKSHLVTHQRIHTGEKPFSCLECGKFFTEKSVLLKHQRIHTGEKPFPCSECGKCFTVKSDLVKHQRTHTGEKPFFCSECRKGFAQKSNLIRHLRIHRGVKTIESNT
- the LOC130298301 gene encoding zinc finger protein 629-like isoform X3 — translated: MNNINVPKTDWSGDEQYKENNPTGKDLIYINATDIKEEETDVSGDEQYKEDIPTGKDLIYINAKDIKEEENTDVSGDDQYMEDIATRKDLIYINAKDIKEEENTDVSSDEQYKEDIPTGKDPIYINAVDIKEEEEETDVSGDEQYKEDIPTGNHPDDCTRRSEENLISSDYKADDDITQDTYEEHSIIPDTPSAPVIHVRPKDSSQSDKQNKEEPFSCSECGKCFTVKSDLVKHQRTHTGEKPFFCPECGKWFTQKSHLVTHQRIHTGEKPFSCLECGKFFTEKSVLLKHQRIHTGEKPFPCSECGKCFTVKSDLVKHQRTHTGEKPFFCSECRKGFAQKSNLIRHLRIHRGVKTIESNT
- the LOC130298301 gene encoding zinc finger protein 629-like isoform X1: MVPVVLCVWRLEHRRRDWTARRQGEDMNNINVPKTDWSGDEQYKENNPTGKDLIYINATDIKEEETDVSGDEQYKEDIPTGKDLIYINAKDIKEEENTDVSGDDQYMEDIATRKDLIYINAKDIKEEENTDVSSDEQYKEDIPTGKDPIYINAVDIKEEEEETDVSGDEQYKEDIPTGNHPDDCTRRSEENLISSDYKADDDITQDTYEEHSIIPDTPSAPVIHVRPKDSSQSDKQNKEEPFSCSECGKCFTVKSDLVKHQRTHTGEKPFFCPECGKWFTQKSHLVTHQRIHTGEKPFSCLECGKFFTEKSVLLKHQRIHTGEKPFPCSECGKCFTVKSDLVKHQRTHTGEKPFFCSECRKGFAQKSNLIRHLRIHRGVKTIESNT